The Sedimentibacter sp. zth1 DNA segment TTTCGCTATAGAATGCACTTACTTCAAACCCATTTTTTAGATATAATTTTTGAGCTTTTGTGTTAATAGCATATGTATATAAATATGTTTCCTCATATTTTTTATTTATAAAAATATCTTTTAAGCAATGATTAAGTATCACAGTTCCGTAGCCTTTACCCTTATATTTTGATAAAATTGCAATGTTGCTTATATATTCATTTTCCAGAACATAAAAACCAATTAAGCAATCTCCTTTCCATAAAGCGCCAAAACCATTTCTTTCATTTGCTTTTTTTAACCATAAAATTGTGCTTTCTCCTAATTTATATTCTTCGTTACAAGCTATATCTTGTTCTTTAAATGCGTCCTCTAAAAGTATCAAATAATCTTGTGCATAATTATCTTTAAATTTTTTAAATTCTAAATTATCATTAAGTTTAAAATTAGATAATTCTTTCAACTTTTCTGTTGTCTTACTCATACTATATTCAAAACCTAATGAGTCTTGAACAAAGCCATAATTTCTAAAATAATTTATAATTATAGTATTATAACCATTTATATTTAGATACAAATCTTTGGTACCTTTTAAAGATATAATATTTTTGAGTTTGTCATGTATTGTTTTTATTATATTAAAGCTATTAACATCTCTCTCAAAAGAAACTTGGCAAGAAAAATAATCATCACTCTCTATAATTGTCATGACACCTCTATTGTCTTTATCATCATATATCAAGCATTCTTTTAAAAACTGCTTTTCATATGCCTGCTCAAAAAGCTCTTTAGCTGAACGGTTAATTTTTCTTACTATATATGTAGCAAAGCTTTTTTCTTCCTTTGTTAAGTTTGATATATCACAGCTATACCAGTTTTTATTATTCATTCCTCTATCCTTCATTTTTACTAATTTAATTTTGCGAATACGCATAAGACATTAATTTATCCACTATATTGAATCCAACCTTAGTATATAGACTTATAGCATATTTGTTTTGTGTATTTACCCACAACTGCAATTCTGTTATTCCTTTTTCTCTAAGACACCTTAGTGCTTCATATATAAGCTGTTTTCCATAACCTTTACCTCTACAGCTTAAATCTACACCTATATACTCTATATCTCCTTCATTAAACTCCAAATCCATTGATATAAATATATATCCTACTAATTTGCTGTTTTCTTTAACGACAAACAACTCATGCTCATCATCAAGCATATTTATTATCTGTTTACCATTATAATTAGTATTTGGAAATGTTATGTCATGAAGACTTGAAAACACGTCATAATCACTTTTGATTATTGTTGATATGTTATCATGTATAGGTATATCTAAGTCTTTTAGACTTAAACTCATAGTTTTGCCTTGGCAAATAAATTTGAAACCTTTATCTAGTGCAAACTCTTTTGCAATTTCATTTTCTGAATTACAGTGAATATAATATTTGCATTTACTATCATTAATTGAGTTCATCATATTATCCCACAACATATCTAAAGCTTGTACGTTTTTGTCACGAAGAAATGGTCCCCAAATCTCCACATTGTTATCATACTTTTCATAACCCATAACCCCATTTAATTTGTCTTCGTCACAAGTCATAAAAAACTTATTGTTATCTTCTATTAACTCAATTACTGAACTTTTTATCTCGTCTTTATTTTTCCCGCAATAACCTATATGATGTTTTGAACAATTATTTTGCTCATACATAAATTGTACTATTTGTTCTATTTGATTATCATTTACTACTACTACATTCATTATTTTGCCTCTTTATTTCATAATACTTTAGTGCATCCTCATATACTTTATCTATATTTTTTTGTATTGCATACCCATATGTATTAATAATAATATGGATTATTAATAAGTTGTTTTGGAAACCAATCATTTAAGATTTCAGATATATCATTATCTATAATATTAATCCAATTTTTGAATTCAAGTTCCTCTACCGAATATATCCCATATAATAGTGATGTCAGACCTCTTATATCAATTCTTAATTGGGGTATAATATTATCAAGCTTAGTTATTTTTAGCTTATCCCCAACTGTTTTAAGCATATATCCACCATTATTCCATTTACAATACTCGTCATATAGTTCCAAAAAAACTTTTCCATCTGTTTTAACAGGTATATCTCTCAAGGCGTCAAGTACATCAATTATTCTAACCATCCACGGTCTATTATTAATCTTAACTTCAAAAGGTCTAGATGAATCAGATAACCACGTATAGAAATTAGTGCCAAATGGTATTCTCATTTCAATATGGGAAAATTGATCTGTATGTTTTGCAAAATATCTAAATATCATAAATCTACTCTCTATATCTTTCCAAAACATTTCTAACACCATTAGCTTGCCATTTTCGCCATATCCAATTTTTAAATATTTTGCTGTTGCTACAATTTCGTCATCTTTTTTAATAAATACTACAATTACATCCTCATGATCATCAACCCAGTATTCATTTGACATATTGTCTAAAAATACAAGTCCATGATAATTTGATAAGTCAAGACTATATTTAAATGTTTCATATTCTTCTTGGATATCAACTGCTCTTTCTCTTTCTTCCTTCCATATAGCATCTATATTTGGGACATGCTTCAAATAATGTGATAATGCATCAAAAGAAACTTTTACTAGTATATTATCATTTGCACCAACATACCCAAATTCACTATAAAAGCTCTTCTTAAAAGGGTGTAACATACTAACGGACTGTTTTTTATCCTTCATATCATTGAAAACTGATTTTGTAAGTTCTTTTACATACCCGCACATTCGATACTCTGGAAAAGTAGCTACATGAGAAACGCCTCCCATGTTTTTGATAACTCCTCTAACCAATTGTTTAAAAGTATAATTTCTAATCATAGAAACTAATTTGTCATCATCGAACATACCTAATATTTCATCAGGTGTATAAAATGCTAATGAATCTTTTGCAGGCACGCCATCTGTCCAATGGCGGCCTGTACAATATGTATGTAATTTATATACCTGTTCTAAATCTCTATCTTCTATTTTTCTTATATTCAAATTTTTCTCCTTGATTTATATAACCATCTTCATTACAATT contains these protein-coding regions:
- a CDS encoding N-acetyltransferase, yielding MNNKNWYSCDISNLTKEEKSFATYIVRKINRSAKELFEQAYEKQFLKECLIYDDKDNRGVMTIIESDDYFSCQVSFERDVNSFNIIKTIHDKLKNIISLKGTKDLYLNINGYNTIIINYFRNYGFVQDSLGFEYSMSKTTEKLKELSNFKLNDNLEFKKFKDNYAQDYLILLEDAFKEQDIACNEEYKLGESTILWLKKANERNGFGALWKGDCLIGFYVLENEYISNIAILSKYKGKGYGTVILNHCLKDIFINKKYEETYLYTYAINTKAQKLYLKNGFEVSAFYSENTYSCK
- a CDS encoding N-acetyltransferase — its product is MNVVVVNDNQIEQIVQFMYEQNNCSKHHIGYCGKNKDEIKSSVIELIEDNNKFFMTCDEDKLNGVMGYEKYDNNVEIWGPFLRDKNVQALDMLWDNMMNSINDSKCKYYIHCNSENEIAKEFALDKGFKFICQGKTMSLSLKDLDIPIHDNISTIIKSDYDVFSSLHDITFPNTNYNGKQIINMLDDEHELFVVKENSKLVGYIFISMDLEFNEGDIEYIGVDLSCRGKGYGKQLIYEALRCLREKGITELQLWVNTQNKYAISLYTKVGFNIVDKLMSYAYSQN
- the eis gene encoding enhanced intracellular survival protein Eis; the encoded protein is MNIRKIEDRDLEQVYKLHTYCTGRHWTDGVPAKDSLAFYTPDEILGMFDDDKLVSMIRNYTFKQLVRGVIKNMGGVSHVATFPEYRMCGYVKELTKSVFNDMKDKKQSVSMLHPFKKSFYSEFGYVGANDNILVKVSFDALSHYLKHVPNIDAIWKEERERAVDIQEEYETFKYSLDLSNYHGLVFLDNMSNEYWVDDHEDVIVVFIKKDDEIVATAKYLKIGYGENGKLMVLEMFWKDIESRFMIFRYFAKHTDQFSHIEMRIPFGTNFYTWLSDSSRPFEVKINNRPWMVRIIDVLDALRDIPVKTDGKVFLELYDEYCKWNNGGYMLKTVGDKLKITKLDNIIPQLRIDIRGLTSLLYGIYSVEELEFKNWINIIDNDISEILNDWFPKQLINNPYYY